From a single Bos indicus isolate NIAB-ARS_2022 breed Sahiwal x Tharparkar chromosome 11, NIAB-ARS_B.indTharparkar_mat_pri_1.0, whole genome shotgun sequence genomic region:
- the POMC gene encoding pro-opiomelanocortin codes for MPRLCSSRSGALLLALLLQASMEVRGWCLESSQCQDLTTESNLLACIRACKPDLSAETPVFPGNGDEQPLTENPRKYVMGHFRWDRFGRRNGSSSSSGVGGAAQKREEEVAVGEGPGPRGDDAETGPREDKRSYSMEHFRWGKPVGKKRRPVKVYPNGAEDESAQAFPLEFKRELTGERLEQARGPEAQAESAAARAELEYGLVAEAEAEAAEKKDSGPYKMEHFRWGSPPKDKRYGGFMTSEKSQTPLVTLFKNAIIKNAHKKGQ; via the exons ATGCCGAGACTGTGCAGCAGTCGTTCGGGCGCCCTGCTGCTGGCCTTGCTGCTTCAGGCCTCCATGGAAGTGCGTGGTTGGTGCCTGGAGAGCAGCCAGTGTCAGGACCTCACCACGGAAAGTAACCTGCTG GCGTGCATCCGGGCCTGCAAGCCCGACCTCTCCGCCGAGACGCCGGTGTTCCCCGGCAACGGCGACGAGCAGCCGCTGACTGAGAACCCCCGGAAGTACGTCATGGGCCATTTCCGCTGGGACCGCTTTGGCCGTCGGAatggtagcagcagcagcagcggagttGGGGGCGCGGCCCAGAAGCGCGAGGAGGAAGTGGCGGTGGGCGAAGGCCCCGGGCCCCGCGGCGATGACGCCGAGACGGGTCCGCGCGAGGACAAGCGTTCTTACTCCATGGAACACTTCCGCTGGGGCAAGCCGGTGGGCAAGAAGCGGCGCCCGGTGAAGGTGTACCCCAACGGCGCCGAGGACGAGTCGGCCCAGGCCTTTCCCCTCGAATTCAAGAGGGAGCTGACCGGGGAGAGGCTCGAGCAGGCGCGCGGCCCCGAGGCCCAGGCTGAGAGTGCGGCCGCCCGGGCTGAGCTGGAGTATGGCCTGGTGGCGGAGGCGGAGGCTGAGGCGGCCGAGAAGAAGGACTCGGGGCCCTATAAGATGGAACACTTCCGCTGGGGCAGCCCGCCCAAGGACAAGCGCTACGGTGGGTTCATGACCTCCGAGAAGAGCCAAACGCCCCTTGTCACGCTGTTCAAAAACGCCATCATCAAGAACGCCCACAAGAAGGGCCAGTGA